The stretch of DNA GGAAATTGCAATTGCAGCAACTGAAGAAGAAATGCACACAGCCTGGGACGTACAGTTTACCAATTGGTGCACACCCGTGGCAATGCAACAGTTGTTAAGCACATTTCATAAAGATGATAAATTATCAGAAAAGAGTAAGCAGCTGCTTTGGGACATGATGGTTGATTCACCAACCGGAGCAAAAAGAATTAAAGCATTACTGCCAGAAGGAACTGTTGTGGCGCACAAAACCGGAACTTCGGACACTAATAAAGAGGGCGTTACTGGAGCAATTAATGACGTGGGGATTATTGTATTACCTAATAAGCATCATTTAGCGATCACTGTATTTGTGGCAAATTCTAAGGCAAGTACTGGTATAATGGAAGAAACCATTGCCAAAATTGCCAAGGCGGCATACGATAATGAGATAAACAAGCAGTAATAAAAAAGGAGGTTTAAACCTCCTTTTTTGTTTGATTAAAATTGACGGACAACTTTTTCGTACCAGTTGTCAAAATCTGTTATACTTTGGTCGTGACTGGTAAGCCACACTTTTGCTTCGCTATCGGTTGTTGAGTTAGCATCTTCATTTGCCAGACTAATGAAATAGCAAAAGGTTTCTGTATGATTTTTCTTTTGCATATCGGAAAAGAAATCAACGTAAAAATTCCACCAAAAGTTCGATTGTTCCTTTTTTAATTCACTCAATGTTGCAAAAAATGATTTCGTATTTTCAAAAAATAGCTGACCAGCTGTTTTTCCTTTATTTATTTCTGCGAGGTTACTTGCCTGCGACATTGATAACATCAATTCTGCAGCGGAAAACTCATCATTACTATTGCTAAGGGTAATTGTTATATTTTTCTCTGATTCCTTCTTTACACCTTCTTTTCGTAAAGTCTCCAGTCGTACAAAAGCATTTACTGCCCGTTCACTGGTTGGCTCCAAAAGTAAAAAGTTGTATAAAGCTAATAGTGTCTTAACCCGGTTTCCTTTCTTTTCCATTGCTTTGCTTAGTAACAGATGACTACTGGCATGTTGCGGATTTAACTTTAATGCATTTTGTAGTTCAACTTCCGTATTCTCATATTGTTCCATTCCGTAGTAGGTAACTGCCAGATTATAATAAAGCAAGTAGGTGGGCTTAACCTTCGTCAAGGCTTTTTTATAGATTTCTACAGCTTCTTTGGGTTTGTCGGCTAAATCAAGCGAATTTCCGATTAATAGATAAGCATCGTCTGTATCTTCAGAAAAAGGTAACTCCAATACTTTGTTACAGTAAGAAATTGTTTTATCGTAATCTTTTATAGCATGATAGGTGTATGCAATTTCATAAAGAACCGCTGTTGATTTACTATCAATTTTCAGTGCTTCCCCATAACTTTTTAAAGCACCTGTATAATCACCATTATCATGCATTCTGATACCTCTGTTTATCAGTGTATCAATATTTTGTGTTTGTCCGAATGAAAAGATAGAAAACGAACATAACAGGAAAAAAAGGAAGAGTTTTTTCATTTGCGATTAGCTATTAATTTTTAGGAACAAAACAATAAGGAGAGTAAACAGATGTTTTTGAGCTTAGATGAATATGTGAAAAATATAGCACTACTTCAAAATTAAAAATGATTTTAATTTACTGTAAATCAGGTTTTGTAGAGTTTAATTCTTATTTGTTAAAAGTAAACCAAAAAAGCTGTAACATTTTGAAGCTTGTTGTATCTAAAGGGAAATTTTAAAAAGATACTACAATGAAAAAGATCACATTTTTAATCGTATTGTTTGCCTTCATATTATTATATATTAACGTATTTGCTGCAACTAA from Solitalea canadensis DSM 3403 encodes:
- a CDS encoding tetratricopeptide repeat protein, whose product is MKKLFLFFLLCSFSIFSFGQTQNIDTLINRGIRMHDNGDYTGALKSYGEALKIDSKSTAVLYEIAYTYHAIKDYDKTISYCNKVLELPFSEDTDDAYLLIGNSLDLADKPKEAVEIYKKALTKVKPTYLLYYNLAVTYYGMEQYENTEVELQNALKLNPQHASSHLLLSKAMEKKGNRVKTLLALYNFLLLEPTSERAVNAFVRLETLRKEGVKKESEKNITITLSNSNDEFSAAELMLSMSQASNLAEINKGKTAGQLFFENTKSFFATLSELKKEQSNFWWNFYVDFFSDMQKKNHTETFCYFISLANEDANSTTDSEAKVWLTSHDQSITDFDNWYEKVVRQF